A window of Komagataella phaffii GS115 chromosome 1, complete sequence contains these coding sequences:
- a CDS encoding CFEM protein, with product MQFTFASTSVVVSLIAALAKPAVATPPACLLACAAEVVKESSDCDALNNIQCICENEGSAIHACLESTCPDGLSSTALQSFEDVCESVGTEANLDESSSSQSSSSSSSSESSSSSVSSSSSSASSSSETSSSVTSSSVTSSSTAVSSSTESSSSVEPSTSHSSSHSSSEVSSTVAPTTSVAPTTSSITTSSTSLTSATTSSVTISIEPTSDAADKVIIPGLAGLVGALAVGLI from the coding sequence ACCTCTGTTGTTGTCTCACTGATTGCTGCTCTCGCTAAGCCTGCTGTTGCCACTCCACCGGCTTGCCTGTTGGCCTGTGCTGCCGAGGTTGTTAAGGAATCATCCGACTGTGATGCCTTGAACAACATTCAATGTATCTGTGAGAATGAAGGATCAGCCATTCATGCCTGCTTGGAGTCAACCTGTCCCGATGGATTGTCGTCCACTGCTTTGCagtcttttgaagatgtttGCGAGAGTGTCGGCACTGAAGCTAACCTTGATGAGAGCTCTTCATCTCAgtcctcatcatcgtcttcttcttcggagtcatcatcgtcttccgtgtcatcatcatcctcttccgcatcttcttcttccgaGACTTCCTCTTCCGTGACTTCCTCTTCCGTGACTTCCTCTTCCACTGCAGTCTCTTCCAGCACCGAATCCTCTTCATCCGTTGAGCCATCGACTTCCCACTCTTCTTCCCACTCTTCGTCTGAAGTCTCCTCAACTGTCGCACCAACCACCAGTGTTGCACCAACTACCAGTTCCATCACTACTTCCAGTACTTCTTTGACATCAGCTACTACTTCCAGTGTGACTATTTCTATCGAGCCAACTAGCGACGCTGCTGACAAGGTTATCATCCCAGGTTTGGCTGGTCTAGTCGGTGCTTTGGCTGTTGGTCTGATCTAG